TAACGGGTGAAGCAAACTTAACAAATAGGAAAAACGAAAATTTGAAATAGCACTACACGAAAGGAAACACAAAGAATGTTCATAAAATGATTTCAAAAAATGGAATACGGTTGAGCAGGGGTAATAAGTTTATTGGATTGAATATTACTAAggatcattttttttttttttttttttaaatatgctCATAAATATAGTACAAATGCAACACAAAGGAAAATAATTGAACACAACAAAAGTTTTGACGACAAATGGAAGAGTATAATTAGAAAggattatataaaaagaattgcTAACATATTTGAAAAGGGAAACAAAAATGGAAGAGAGCTAAAAAACGGAGTTCACAACTGCTGCTACTTTGTTCTAGGTGCAGAAGGGGTGGGGAAGAGATTCTTTATCAACAAATCGAAGGAGAAATTTTTGCGTGGTCAGATGGAGAGCTTGTCACtgaaggaaaaaacaaataacagGAGGAGCAGCAGTAGTAGTGGTAGTAGTGGTAGTAGTAGTGGTAGTAGTAGTGGTAGTAGTGGTAGTAGTAGTGGTAGTAGTAGTGGTAGTAGTGGTAGTAGTAGTGGTAGCCGTAGCATCGGtgcaataaaaaagaagtgcATATTTTTTGAGTACGACTTCCAGGCATTCAACGAGTGCAAGGACGCAGTATCGTTTCCCCTGAAACTGCACTAcatagaaaattatttaaggcataaattattaaaagagGTCAACAATGATATTACCTTTAAAAATGTTGAGCTGAAGGATATATATGAAGAACTTGtagtttataaaaataagggtttgttatattcaaaaatttcGCGATTTTTTGTACACATTTTAAAGAATCCTCGAATGTATGATTTTTTCAATGATCATGATAGGAGAGTAATAGAATCTTTTCTTCCCTATTtggaaataaaacaatttgaCTATAAACAGTTtgatacatttttaaaaatattattacaaaaattaaatgtaacaTGTTTTTGTAATTACCTAAATGAGTTTAgtgcatttttatatttttttaaaatgatgGCTGATTATGAAGAAagagaatattatataaaaaattcaaataatattcttGTGGACAACTATTCAGATGggttgtatatatatagctaTTTCTTATCCATTATAAAATTGTTGGAAGTGAAATATtcatacaatttttattttatctttttcaatTTCAATTTGTTCTTAGTAAGTAACCAACCAGTGAGAAATTTCCATTtctttgtaaattttttaattgaaaatatgtacacatataatatacCTGTAATTATTCATTCGGTAAAAAATCTTGAAATGATGAaagctatttttatttataataatttgcTGTTAAAGTGTTTACTCAATGGTGAGGATAACCCTACCCCATCTATGTCAAAATCGGTTTTGTCTTCTTCCAACCCGAGAGTTAGAACACCCAAAGAAAGAAGACAAATACCTGGTTTCCTCcaaaacagtaataatagtgGACCAAACTGTTCGGATGGGTATTCACCCAAATTGGTTAATGAAATGATGTCGAAACTGCATGAAGGAGAGCGTTACCAAGGTATGAGTAATACAACCATCAAGCATAGCTGTACTGATGACAGaatttataatgaaaaagaagtaTGCGCAAAAGTTATGGGGGAAAAAAGATGTAATAACAAAGTACAACATGGAACAAGTAAGGAGTATATagaaaatttacaaaatggAGAAGAAGtaagtagtaataatagcaatCGTATAAACTACTCCCAGTACCAATATCTTTATAACGGTTTATCGAAGGAAGAACTGGAAAATTATGTACTGATAAAGAATAACCTAATAGAAATAGACGAAATGCCATATGATATGGTTAACTGTCTTCTGATGCCAAGTTTTGTAATAAATGAAGATATaagtaaatgtatatataccatGATCGGTGGTAATgtacatttaattaaaataatttgcaAAGGATtagacaaaataaataatgaactTA
The window above is part of the Plasmodium malariae genome assembly, chromosome: 10 genome. Proteins encoded here:
- the PmUG01_10043500 gene encoding conserved Plasmodium protein, unknown function, whose amino-acid sequence is MISKNGIRTNATQRKIIEHNKSFDDKWKSIIRKDYIKRIANIFEKGNKNGRELKNGVHNCCYFVLGAEGVGKRFFINKSKEKFLRGQMESLSLKEKTNNRRSSSSSGSSGSSSGSSSGSSGSSSGSSSGSSGSSSGSRSIGAIKKKCIFFEYDFQAFNECKDAVSFPLKLHYIENYLRHKLLKEVNNDITFKNVELKDIYEELVVYKNKGLLYSKISRFFVHILKNPRMYDFFNDHDRRVIESFLPYLEIKQFDYKQFDTFLKILLQKLNVTCFCNYLNEFSAFLYFFKMMADYEEREYYIKNSNNILVDNYSDGLYIYSYFLSIIKLLEVKYSYNFYFIFFNFNLFLVSNQPVRNFHFFVNFLIENMYTYNIPVIIHSVKNLEMMKAIFIYNNLLLKCLLNGEDNPTPSMSKSVLSSSNPRVRTPKERRQIPGFLQNSNNSGPNCSDGYSPKLVNEMMSKLHEGERYQGMSNTTIKHSCTDDRIYNEKEVCAKVMGEKRCNNKVQHGTSKEYIENLQNGEEVSSNNSNRINYSQYQYLYNGLSKEELENYVLIKNNLIEIDEMPYDMVNCLLMPSFVINEDISKCIYTMIGGNVHLIKIICKGLDKINNELNNDVKLIEEIEEEKKQNIIYDMDEEQEFNRYNSIEEIMKHKKVEHQKIFLKNIHQNVLHTFILDFEQRIINFFSLPNIEKMKRDYPEGAKGENKGVQWNDDGGPKVNQDERSPNDCGKAQGNTKTGLTLVQFYFTIFEVIRHFIKKKKVFCKNIINLNNPVLLGLIDVNIIHYNYENKYLELTNHFYEILLLNYIDFKYKQLPLKFRVQYNVNYFLNYKIIQHEYNLIESHM